A window of the Desulfobacula toluolica Tol2 genome harbors these coding sequences:
- the idi gene encoding isopentenyl-diphosphate Delta-isomerase produces the protein MENCEEYVVIVDEEDKQIGIERKLTVHSKNTPLHRAFSLFLFNSTKELLLQQRAKDKKTWPLVWSNSCCGHPLPDESYTSAVIRRTLYELGIKLNAVEKISDYRYCFSRDGIMENEICPVFVAFYDGSVVPNPKEVQAVKWIKWEDWLKETGKHPNRYSPWCVEETLILAADSKFNRLHVL, from the coding sequence ATGGAAAACTGCGAAGAATATGTGGTTATAGTGGATGAAGAGGACAAGCAAATAGGCATTGAGAGGAAACTTACGGTACATTCAAAAAACACACCTTTGCACCGGGCTTTTTCTCTTTTTTTGTTTAACTCCACAAAGGAACTTCTATTGCAGCAAAGAGCGAAAGATAAAAAAACATGGCCCCTGGTATGGTCAAATTCCTGTTGCGGCCACCCGTTGCCGGACGAATCCTACACAAGTGCCGTTATAAGGAGGACCCTCTATGAACTCGGGATAAAATTAAATGCCGTTGAAAAAATTTCAGACTACCGGTATTGTTTTTCCCGGGACGGCATCATGGAAAATGAAATTTGTCCTGTTTTTGTGGCATTTTATGATGGCAGTGTGGTGCCTAATCCCAAAGAAGTACAGGCTGTCAAGTGGATAAAATGGGAGGATTGGCTGAAAGAAACAGGCAAACACCCGAACAGGTATTCACCCTGGTGTGTCGAGGAAACCCTTATTTTAGCTGCAGATAGCAAATTTAACAGACTGCACGTTTTATAG
- a CDS encoding LysR family transcriptional regulator — MINLNQLRAFYYVAKHSSHTIAAEKLFISQPAVTAQIKLFENFYDMKLFKKTGRRLILTHLGELLFEQAERIFKIEDKVENILSQIKELNQGLLELGCTKAYAKHIMPSIISVFHRAYPKIKIILQEGSSMTMIKSLLEFENEVVVVAQMEVTDPKIQFIPFSLEEIVIILPVNHPLNRKKEIEFNDIALEPVIMRGQGSGTRKKIMDLYKKHNATPNIFMESNNTEFIMNLVERGDGISFLVKPAIDHKTKEKKLISRSLKNTRIFLNVSFAYIKNTPLSPAAKAFFDVFKNSFIEGTPRGGIGSIMAKILAEHPQNE; from the coding sequence ATGATCAATTTGAATCAATTGAGGGCGTTTTATTATGTTGCAAAGCACTCAAGCCATACTATTGCCGCTGAAAAACTTTTTATTTCCCAACCTGCTGTAACGGCCCAGATTAAATTATTTGAAAATTTTTATGATATGAAATTATTCAAAAAAACAGGGAGGAGGCTTATTCTCACCCACCTGGGGGAATTATTGTTTGAACAGGCGGAACGCATTTTCAAGATTGAGGATAAGGTTGAAAACATTCTGAGCCAGATAAAAGAACTGAATCAGGGACTTTTGGAACTGGGTTGTACCAAAGCCTATGCCAAACATATCATGCCGTCCATTATTTCAGTTTTTCACAGGGCCTATCCCAAAATAAAAATCATTCTTCAAGAAGGCAGCTCCATGACCATGATCAAAAGCCTGCTGGAATTTGAAAATGAAGTGGTTGTGGTGGCACAAATGGAAGTCACTGATCCAAAAATTCAATTTATTCCTTTCAGCCTGGAAGAAATCGTCATTATTCTTCCTGTAAACCATCCGTTGAACCGAAAAAAAGAAATTGAATTTAATGATATTGCCCTGGAACCGGTTATCATGAGGGGGCAAGGTTCCGGAACCCGAAAAAAAATAATGGATCTTTACAAAAAGCACAACGCCACACCCAATATCTTCATGGAATCCAATAATACCGAATTTATCATGAATCTTGTGGAAAGAGGGGATGGGATATCTTTTCTGGTCAAACCCGCTATTGATCATAAAACAAAAGAAAAAAAACTAATTTCACGCAGCTTGAAGAACACCAGAATATTTCTTAATGTCAGCTTTGCTTATATTAAAAACACACCGCTTTCGCCTGCTGCAAAGGCTTTCTTCGATGTTTTTAAAAATTCTTTTATTGAAGGAACGCCCCGGGGAGGTATAGGATCCATAATGGCAAAAATTCTTGCCGAGCATCCCCAGAATGAATAA
- a CDS encoding metallophosphoesterase family protein translates to MKIAVFSDVHSCYSKMATVFKDMKNYQIDQYVCLGDIIGYGDQPEETIKLLMEKNVISVRGNHELAMFNRDYLEVFPKSIKQPLLDNIAAISTRSVRYLENTPDYLKLANCHFVHGTPPDKLTTYIYDVTDYYLKSLFNNSKEQIFFTGHTHKLKLITYKDQIVYRRRITKNCTIPLEENQKILLNVGSIGFSRDNFDASKYAIYDTENKHIIVRMVKT, encoded by the coding sequence ATGAAAATAGCTGTTTTTTCCGATGTCCACTCCTGCTATTCGAAAATGGCCACGGTTTTTAAAGATATGAAAAATTATCAAATTGATCAATATGTCTGCTTAGGCGATATTATCGGGTATGGCGATCAGCCCGAAGAAACCATCAAATTGTTAATGGAAAAAAACGTAATCTCAGTTAGGGGCAACCATGAACTTGCCATGTTTAACAGGGATTATCTTGAAGTTTTTCCCAAGTCCATCAAACAGCCCCTGCTGGATAATATTGCGGCAATTTCAACCAGATCCGTCCGATACCTTGAAAACACCCCTGATTATTTAAAATTGGCAAATTGTCATTTTGTCCATGGCACACCACCTGATAAATTAACCACCTATATTTATGATGTCACAGATTACTATTTAAAATCTTTGTTTAACAATTCCAAAGAACAGATTTTTTTCACCGGCCATACCCACAAATTAAAATTGATCACCTACAAAGACCAAATCGTATATCGCAGAAGAATCACAAAAAACTGCACCATCCCTTTGGAAGAAAATCAAAAAATTCTTTTGAACGTTGGCAGTATCGGATTTTCAAGGGATAATTTTGACGCATCAAAATATGCCATATATGATACGGAGAACAAGCATATTATCGTTCGGATGGTAAAAACATGA
- a CDS encoding HD domain-containing protein, producing MDALFEQRLVEMIEPIYQKGRDGDWDHVQRMVKFCKFLLKHEDADENIVLPAAYLHDIGWTAIDFSDFNIATPKVKAKASSVALHMEQGAFIAGKILTDLEYDQAKIKEIQDIIKVHDLPETVFKMNNICATLVVEADRLDRYGKTGLARFKTMFGKDKLEGQYWEEARQLRLDGLKKWFRTRTGVALSEKLAMEMGLFD from the coding sequence ATGGATGCATTGTTTGAACAGCGGCTGGTTGAAATGATTGAGCCAATATACCAAAAGGGCCGTGACGGAGACTGGGACCATGTTCAGCGTATGGTAAAATTTTGTAAATTCCTGCTGAAACATGAAGACGCAGATGAAAATATCGTGCTGCCGGCAGCATATCTCCATGATATCGGCTGGACTGCCATTGATTTTTCCGACTTTAACATCGCAACTCCCAAGGTTAAAGCCAAGGCATCAAGCGTTGCTTTGCATATGGAACAAGGTGCGTTCATTGCCGGTAAAATTTTGACGGATCTTGAATATGATCAAGCCAAGATCAAAGAGATACAGGATATCATTAAGGTTCATGATTTGCCGGAAACGGTTTTTAAAATGAACAATATTTGTGCAACCCTGGTCGTTGAAGCAGACCGGCTGGACAGATACGGCAAAACAGGTCTTGCCAGGTTTAAAACCATGTTTGGAAAAGATAAGCTTGAGGGACAATACTGGGAAGAAGCCAGGCAATTAAGGCTTGACGGTCTTAAAAAATGGTTTAGAACACGAACGGGAGTTGCTTTGTCTGAAAAACTGGCCATGGAGATGGGGTTGTTTGATTAG
- a CDS encoding AMP-binding protein has product MKPIRYTKEMTDEFLEDGYWTRETFYDFWEKNAREIPDQEALVDSKYRLTWKQAVELVDAMAISWVEMGIEKHSRVIIQSPNSVYGFLARIACERAGLISLTVYPYLRKKELTYMVDRTKASAVIILANYNKFNYLEMYEDLQKDFPHLKNIFLFDDMVPQDAPKGTFSLTSMVEKRVLLPVDKSVLVKRRFDPVGNIAILTTTSGTTGIPKLVEWPPAPRICTSKGRVDIWNLTKDDITMAIAPHAGGAAGTLTYFAAPIAGAKTVMLEEFSPDAALALIEKEKATAIGVVPTHLIRMLEADVSKYDLSSLRFIRSAGGYLAPQVAEEAEKAFGASITSDLGTQDMGSVSGCRVEDSKDLRRRTVGRMLPGNKVRLADKENKEKTVPDGEPGILYFRGPHAPAGYYRDEELTSTVFDKDGWTTTEDIVKFDQGCLWILGRAKDMIIRGGQNIYPAEVEGLLNDHPAVASVAIVGYPDREMGEKCAAYVIPKKGEQFDFKTMVDYLKSKDIAMFKLPEHLEIVDEFPAVGDSGKVNKETLKKDIRKRLGLN; this is encoded by the coding sequence GTGAAACCAATTCGATATACCAAAGAGATGACTGATGAATTCCTGGAGGATGGATACTGGACCCGGGAAACATTTTATGATTTCTGGGAAAAGAATGCCAGGGAGATACCGGATCAGGAAGCATTGGTGGATTCAAAATACCGGCTGACATGGAAACAGGCTGTGGAACTTGTGGATGCCATGGCCATATCCTGGGTTGAAATGGGGATTGAAAAACACTCCAGGGTGATCATTCAGTCTCCTAACAGCGTATACGGCTTTCTGGCAAGAATTGCATGTGAACGGGCAGGGCTGATTTCCCTGACGGTTTATCCGTATTTGAGAAAAAAAGAACTGACCTACATGGTTGACCGAACCAAGGCCTCGGCCGTGATTATTCTTGCCAACTATAACAAGTTCAACTACCTTGAAATGTACGAAGATCTTCAAAAGGATTTTCCCCATCTGAAAAATATATTTTTGTTTGATGACATGGTTCCTCAGGATGCACCAAAAGGAACGTTTTCATTGACCTCAATGGTTGAAAAAAGAGTTCTTTTGCCGGTGGACAAGTCAGTTCTTGTAAAAAGACGCTTTGACCCTGTTGGAAATATTGCCATTCTCACCACCACCTCCGGTACTACGGGTATCCCGAAATTGGTTGAATGGCCGCCTGCTCCCAGAATATGCACCTCAAAAGGCCGGGTGGATATCTGGAATCTGACCAAAGACGATATCACCATGGCCATTGCCCCTCATGCAGGCGGGGCTGCCGGAACTCTGACCTATTTTGCAGCGCCTATTGCGGGAGCCAAAACCGTTATGCTGGAAGAGTTTTCCCCGGATGCGGCATTGGCCCTGATTGAAAAAGAAAAAGCCACTGCCATTGGCGTGGTGCCGACCCATCTGATAAGGATGCTTGAGGCGGATGTGTCAAAGTATGATTTAAGCTCGTTGAGGTTTATCCGTTCCGCAGGCGGGTATCTGGCTCCCCAGGTGGCAGAGGAGGCAGAAAAAGCCTTTGGAGCCTCCATCACAAGTGATCTGGGCACCCAGGACATGGGGTCTGTTTCAGGCTGCAGGGTTGAAGATTCCAAAGATCTGAGACGGCGGACCGTGGGCAGAATGCTGCCAGGCAATAAGGTACGGCTGGCAGACAAAGAAAACAAGGAGAAAACAGTTCCCGATGGTGAACCCGGTATTCTGTATTTCAGGGGGCCTCATGCACCGGCCGGGTATTACCGCGACGAAGAACTCACCTCCACGGTATTTGACAAAGACGGCTGGACAACTACGGAAGATATTGTCAAGTTTGACCAGGGGTGTCTCTGGATACTGGGCCGTGCAAAGGATATGATCATCCGGGGCGGTCAAAATATTTATCCTGCCGAAGTGGAAGGCCTGCTCAACGATCATCCTGCCGTGGCATCGGTTGCCATTGTTGGGTATCCTGACAGGGAAATGGGAGAAAAATGCGCAGCCTATGTTATTCCGAAAAAAGGCGAGCAATTTGATTTTAAGACTATGGTCGATTATTTGAAATCCAAAGATATCGCCATGTTCAAACTCCCTGAACATCTTGAAATCGTGGATGAATTCCCGGCTGTTGGAGATTCCGGCAAGGTGAATAAAGAGACACTTAAAAAAGATATTCGCAAGAGATTGGGTTTAAATTAG
- the ppcB gene encoding phenylphosphate carboxylase subunit beta — protein sequence MKDMRDFVAVCEEKGLLKRITAEVDTHLELSHIAKLNEEAQGPALLFENVKGFDSPVITSAATTVERLAIIMGESEKSSLTDLYGAWAEKAKSPIKPKYVDKSQAPCKENILMGDDVDLNKFPVPHYYPLDGGKYFGTAHFIITKDPDSGWVNLGTYRSQLLGKDKIGTQFIKGKHADIMLKKYQALGEPMPVASIVGCDPILFILGAARVGAFTSEYDVAGAFRGEPVEIVKGEVVDLPIPAHAEIVVEGFVDAEKFMEEGPFGEYTGYYSGVGTDPRNFIDVKCITYRNNPIFWGTTVGRAVTDSHMVMALSYGATLWQQLNEMNIPGLKAAYCPPEGAGRFLAIISMKQMYPGHVDQVLTASISTEMGAYGLKTVIVVDEDIDPWDIPRVMYALSFRFQPNRSQVIKRGRSTPLDPSLPIEAREITGRLLMDATIPYEWKDKPIPIELDSDMVVQVKERWSELGL from the coding sequence ATGAAGGACATGAGAGATTTTGTAGCTGTTTGTGAAGAAAAAGGTCTTTTGAAACGGATTACAGCTGAAGTTGACACCCACCTGGAATTGTCCCATATTGCAAAATTAAATGAGGAAGCCCAGGGTCCTGCCCTGCTTTTTGAAAACGTTAAGGGTTTTGACTCACCTGTTATTACAAGTGCCGCCACAACTGTTGAACGCCTTGCTATTATTATGGGTGAGTCGGAAAAATCAAGCCTTACCGATCTGTATGGCGCATGGGCGGAAAAAGCAAAATCGCCGATCAAGCCAAAATATGTGGATAAAAGCCAGGCACCTTGCAAGGAAAATATCCTGATGGGCGATGATGTGGACCTCAATAAATTTCCGGTCCCACATTATTATCCTCTGGACGGCGGTAAATATTTTGGGACGGCTCATTTTATAATTACCAAAGATCCCGACTCAGGATGGGTTAACCTGGGCACCTATAGGAGTCAGCTTCTGGGTAAGGATAAGATCGGCACCCAGTTTATTAAAGGTAAACATGCCGATATTATGCTGAAAAAATACCAGGCATTGGGCGAACCCATGCCGGTGGCATCCATTGTAGGTTGCGATCCCATATTGTTTATCCTTGGCGCAGCAAGGGTCGGTGCTTTCACCAGTGAATATGATGTAGCCGGTGCCTTTCGCGGTGAGCCCGTGGAAATTGTCAAAGGCGAAGTGGTTGACCTGCCCATTCCAGCCCATGCGGAAATCGTGGTGGAAGGGTTTGTGGATGCGGAAAAATTCATGGAAGAGGGCCCGTTTGGCGAATATACCGGATATTATTCTGGTGTGGGCACTGATCCCAGAAATTTTATTGATGTCAAATGTATTACCTACAGGAACAACCCGATATTCTGGGGAACCACTGTCGGGCGTGCGGTAACGGATTCTCACATGGTTATGGCCCTGTCCTATGGTGCCACCTTGTGGCAGCAGCTCAATGAAATGAATATCCCTGGCTTGAAAGCAGCTTATTGCCCGCCGGAAGGAGCCGGAAGATTCCTTGCCATTATTTCCATGAAACAAATGTATCCGGGACATGTTGATCAGGTTCTTACCGCATCAATATCAACGGAAATGGGTGCTTATGGCCTTAAGACCGTGATAGTGGTGGACGAGGATATTGATCCATGGGATATTCCCAGGGTGATGTATGCCTTGAGTTTCAGGTTCCAGCCCAACCGTTCCCAGGTGATCAAACGGGGCCGTTCAACTCCGCTTGATCCTTCATTGCCCATTGAAGCAAGGGAGATTACAGGAAGACTTCTCATGGACGCCACTATTCCTTATGAATGGAAAGACAAACCAATTCCCATCGAACTTGATTCTGACATGGTTGTACAGGTGAAAGAAAGATGGTCAGAGCTTGGGTTATAG
- a CDS encoding PEP-utilizing enzyme yields MADKNFPNPHEIEAIPGTEGWERMYPYHYVFSTKDKEREAYENNTFWFNDALHYPEPLYPFDIIWDEAWFLALSQFNTRIFSVPPVYGVDHRIINGNVYISPVPVTDPEEVQKRIPMFMERAGYYYENWDDLHNQWENKMKGIISEIENLEIASLPDMEDISVVKNGLGTSSGYELLKNYDKLIDLGIRCWQYHFEFLNLGYASYVTFVDFCTKAFPDIPLQKVTQMVAGIDVILYRPDDELRKLAKLAIELGIDSQIGGDTKDIDDVISELQGSENGKKWVAAWDEAKYPWFNISTGTGWYHQDVSWNDNLNIPLSSVRIYIGKLNEGKSIDRPLEQIKIERKKLIVEYRGLLKTDEDRQTFDQLHGTAELVFPYVENHMFYVEHWFHSVFWNKMRAVAAIMADNNFLEGQEDIWYMSRSEIKEALWDLVTAWASGTKGYGPLHWPEEIQWRKGVYQKFKENIPIPAVGKPPETIAEPFTIVLWGITNESMSAWAKLKEIGDPDKVNEMEGFAGSPGVAEGIARVCRSVEDIGELKEGEILVAPTTSPSWAPVFQKIKAVVTDVGGIMCHAAIVCREYGMPAVVGTGQGTTIIKSGMKIKVNGDTGKIHIER; encoded by the coding sequence ATGGCTGATAAGAATTTTCCTAATCCCCACGAGATAGAAGCAATACCCGGCACGGAAGGGTGGGAGAGAATGTATCCGTATCATTATGTCTTTTCAACTAAAGACAAAGAAAGGGAAGCGTATGAGAACAATACGTTCTGGTTCAATGATGCACTTCACTACCCTGAACCCTTGTATCCCTTTGATATTATCTGGGATGAGGCATGGTTTCTGGCACTGTCACAATTTAATACCCGGATTTTCAGTGTTCCACCGGTTTATGGCGTAGATCATAGAATTATCAACGGAAATGTTTATATTTCTCCGGTACCTGTAACTGATCCTGAAGAGGTTCAAAAAAGAATCCCCATGTTCATGGAAAGAGCCGGATATTATTATGAAAATTGGGATGACCTCCATAATCAATGGGAAAATAAAATGAAGGGAATCATTTCAGAAATTGAAAATCTTGAAATTGCCTCCCTGCCGGACATGGAAGATATCTCGGTGGTTAAAAACGGACTTGGAACCTCAAGCGGGTATGAGTTGCTCAAGAACTATGACAAGCTTATAGATTTGGGCATCAGGTGCTGGCAGTATCATTTTGAGTTTTTAAACCTGGGATATGCCTCCTATGTCACATTTGTTGATTTTTGTACCAAAGCCTTTCCTGATATCCCCCTCCAAAAAGTCACCCAGATGGTCGCAGGAATTGATGTTATTTTGTACAGGCCTGATGATGAATTGAGAAAATTGGCTAAATTGGCGATTGAGCTGGGCATTGATTCTCAAATCGGAGGAGATACCAAGGATATTGACGATGTTATTTCGGAACTTCAGGGTTCTGAAAATGGTAAAAAATGGGTCGCTGCATGGGATGAAGCTAAATATCCATGGTTCAATATTTCAACAGGAACCGGATGGTATCATCAGGATGTTTCATGGAACGACAACCTGAATATCCCTTTAAGTTCCGTTAGAATATACATTGGCAAACTCAATGAGGGTAAATCCATAGACAGGCCCCTTGAACAAATAAAAATCGAACGTAAAAAACTTATTGTGGAATACAGAGGCTTGTTAAAAACAGATGAAGACCGGCAGACCTTTGATCAACTTCATGGTACGGCAGAACTGGTATTTCCCTATGTCGAGAATCATATGTTTTATGTGGAGCATTGGTTTCATTCCGTATTCTGGAACAAGATGAGGGCTGTTGCCGCCATCATGGCGGATAATAATTTTCTTGAGGGGCAAGAGGACATCTGGTACATGTCCCGCAGTGAAATAAAAGAAGCATTATGGGATCTGGTCACTGCCTGGGCAAGTGGTACAAAGGGATATGGTCCCTTGCACTGGCCTGAAGAGATCCAATGGCGAAAAGGGGTTTATCAAAAATTCAAGGAAAATATTCCAATCCCAGCAGTTGGCAAACCGCCTGAAACAATTGCAGAACCGTTTACCATTGTGCTTTGGGGAATTACCAATGAAAGCATGTCAGCATGGGCGAAGTTAAAAGAAATCGGTGATCCTGATAAAGTAAACGAGATGGAAGGTTTTGCAGGATCTCCGGGTGTTGCTGAAGGCATTGCAAGGGTATGCCGGTCAGTAGAAGATATCGGCGAACTCAAAGAGGGCGAAATCCTTGTAGCACCAACGACATCACCGTCCTGGGCACCGGTATTTCAAAAAATCAAAGCAGTTGTAACGGATGTGGGCGGCATCATGTGTCATGCCGCTATTGTTTGTCGTGAATACGGCATGCCCGCAGTTGTCGGAACCGGCCAGGGAACGACAATCATAAAATCCGGCATGAAAATCAAGGTAAATGGCGATACAGGCAAAATCCATATAGAAAGGTAG
- a CDS encoding PEP/pyruvate-binding domain-containing protein produces the protein MEKRSDYVRWFEECDLELIPVVGGKNASLGELLKAKIPVPPGFAITTKAYKLFLEQGKIKQKIFKIIDGIKADDVDSGETASKTIRDLIEKTPVSDDLQDYICEFYRLLSKKSNVPAVPAAVRSSATAEDLPGASFAGQQDTFLWIRGADDILKHVKKCWSSLFTSRAIYYRTKMGFPHEQVEISVGVQKMANAWTAGVMFTLNPATGDRSTVAIDANWGFGESVVSGECTPDNFIINKITDEVIKKSISHKTIAYTRDPKTHCVVKTNVPVERADMQCVVDKDAVSLAIIGKRIEKHYGKAMDIEWAIDKDTPGKAKILILQSRPETVWSDKKAKPVMKTRSSALEHICAGLVAGRKVN, from the coding sequence ATGGAAAAGAGATCTGATTACGTCCGCTGGTTTGAAGAATGCGACTTGGAATTGATTCCCGTTGTGGGGGGTAAAAACGCAAGTCTGGGCGAGTTGCTAAAAGCCAAAATCCCTGTTCCTCCGGGCTTTGCAATCACTACAAAAGCCTATAAGCTTTTTCTTGAACAGGGAAAGATCAAACAGAAAATATTTAAGATTATAGATGGCATCAAAGCAGATGATGTGGACTCTGGCGAAACAGCCAGTAAAACCATCCGTGATCTCATTGAAAAGACACCGGTAAGTGACGACCTTCAGGATTATATCTGCGAATTTTACAGACTGCTTTCCAAAAAAAGCAACGTCCCTGCGGTTCCGGCTGCCGTCAGATCCAGCGCAACGGCTGAAGATCTCCCCGGTGCAAGCTTTGCCGGTCAGCAGGATACTTTTCTCTGGATAAGGGGGGCGGATGATATCCTCAAGCATGTAAAAAAATGCTGGTCAAGTCTTTTTACCTCCAGGGCCATTTACTATAGAACAAAAATGGGATTTCCTCATGAACAGGTGGAGATTTCCGTTGGTGTACAGAAAATGGCCAATGCATGGACAGCCGGTGTGATGTTTACCTTAAACCCTGCCACCGGAGACAGATCCACTGTTGCCATAGATGCAAATTGGGGATTTGGAGAGAGTGTTGTAAGTGGTGAATGCACGCCGGATAATTTTATCATTAATAAAATTACGGATGAAGTGATTAAAAAATCAATTTCCCATAAAACCATTGCATATACTCGTGATCCCAAAACACATTGCGTTGTAAAAACCAATGTTCCGGTGGAAAGAGCCGATATGCAATGCGTTGTTGATAAAGACGCCGTTTCGCTTGCCATCATTGGAAAACGAATTGAAAAACATTACGGCAAGGCCATGGATATTGAATGGGCCATTGATAAAGACACGCCCGGCAAAGCCAAAATACTGATTCTTCAAAGCCGGCCGGAAACCGTATGGAGTGACAAAAAAGCAAAACCGGTCATGAAAACAAGATCATCAGCTCTTGAGCATATTTGCGCAGGACTTGTTGCCGGCAGAAAAGTCAATTAA
- a CDS encoding Tm-1-like ATP-binding domain-containing protein, whose amino-acid sequence MTNSKTVLIISTLDTKREETRYLKYKFKEISVLPLLMDLSMRGKEKSHAELTPSDVASAGGSTIEQINNSKERSTITNIIIDGATKIAKDLYAAGKIHGVMALGGSTGSLMATDVMRALPFGIPKLMISSTAALPGLSTKYIGTGDILLFHSVIEISGVTDMLANVMDRACYAMKGMIKYVNNSFAGSDKKTIAMTMLGPCEQCASSVRQALEKEGYQVTGFSAAGVGDRAMEKMIAEGFFQGVIDLAPGGVGEHYFGYMRDGGPDRLESAGNKGIPQIISFCSVNHMTPSRSKYKKEFHERRKYDLDKFRTWLRLSPDELKEVACEFARKLNGAKAPVKLLIPTRGWSSVDCKGNPTYDPEEDKIFVETLKDGLNFGKAGLDSGIEIIEVDANMEDSAFSQQVTMAALELF is encoded by the coding sequence ATGACAAACTCAAAAACCGTTTTAATTATATCTACCCTTGATACCAAAAGAGAAGAAACACGGTATTTGAAGTACAAGTTTAAGGAAATTAGTGTTTTACCTCTTTTAATGGATCTTTCCATGCGGGGAAAGGAAAAGTCCCATGCTGAATTGACTCCGTCCGATGTGGCGTCGGCAGGTGGAAGCACCATAGAACAAATTAATAATTCCAAAGAGCGGTCTACCATAACCAATATTATTATTGACGGGGCAACGAAAATTGCCAAGGATCTGTATGCGGCAGGAAAAATTCACGGAGTTATGGCCCTTGGCGGGTCAACCGGATCTTTGATGGCAACAGATGTCATGCGGGCATTGCCCTTTGGGATTCCAAAGCTTATGATCTCTTCAACAGCAGCGCTTCCCGGACTTTCCACAAAGTATATCGGTACAGGTGATATTTTATTGTTCCATTCAGTCATTGAAATATCCGGTGTGACGGATATGCTAGCCAATGTTATGGACAGGGCCTGTTATGCCATGAAAGGCATGATAAAGTATGTTAACAATTCCTTTGCAGGAAGCGACAAAAAAACCATTGCCATGACCATGCTGGGTCCTTGTGAACAATGCGCCAGTTCAGTCAGACAAGCCCTGGAAAAAGAAGGATACCAGGTCACCGGGTTTTCCGCAGCCGGTGTCGGGGACAGGGCCATGGAAAAGATGATTGCCGAAGGGTTTTTCCAGGGGGTCATTGACCTGGCACCGGGCGGTGTGGGAGAACATTATTTCGGGTATATGCGCGACGGCGGTCCTGATAGGCTGGAATCCGCCGGAAATAAGGGAATTCCCCAGATTATTTCCTTTTGCTCGGTTAATCACATGACCCCGTCCAGGTCAAAATATAAAAAAGAATTCCATGAACGGCGGAAATATGATCTGGATAAGTTTCGGACCTGGCTTCGTTTGTCTCCGGATGAACTCAAAGAGGTGGCCTGTGAATTTGCAAGAAAACTCAATGGTGCAAAAGCTCCTGTGAAGCTTCTGATCCCCACCCGGGGGTGGTCGTCGGTGGATTGCAAGGGCAATCCAACCTATGATCCGGAAGAAGATAAAATTTTTGTGGAAACATTGAAAGACGGTTTGAATTTTGGAAAAGCCGGTCTGGATTCCGGGATAGAAATTATTGAAGTGGATGCTAACATGGAAGATTCAGCGTTCAGTCAACAGGTAACTATGGCGGCATTGGAGCTTTTTTAA
- a CDS encoding CBS domain-containing protein, whose protein sequence is MIVKNWMSKNPDTMSSDLSAKEAMDLFEEKRVPFMSVVDNGKFRGLIARRDLRAAAAWAIASQDIYEIEYFNERLKVKDIMVRKPVTITVDDSVETALEKGKAFGRSFLPVMDNDTLVGTLSNRDFSNALGQLLGTYEGLHSASIEISGNSRDSIRKILEDIFAMGLEIKGLFTLKNPDSGKKRLILRFQAKCFKRIISLIKEKGYNLIEVVKHEQ, encoded by the coding sequence ATGATTGTTAAAAACTGGATGTCCAAAAATCCTGATACAATGTCAAGTGATCTTTCAGCAAAAGAGGCCATGGATTTATTTGAAGAAAAACGGGTTCCTTTTATGTCAGTTGTCGATAACGGCAAGTTCAGAGGGCTTATTGCCAGGCGGGATTTAAGAGCGGCTGCTGCCTGGGCCATTGCCAGTCAGGATATTTATGAAATAGAATATTTTAACGAACGATTAAAAGTAAAAGATATCATGGTCAGAAAACCGGTCACGATTACTGTGGATGATTCTGTTGAAACCGCCCTTGAAAAGGGCAAGGCTTTCGGCAGAAGTTTTTTGCCGGTCATGGATAATGATACACTTGTGGGAACCCTTTCAAACAGGGATTTTTCCAATGCTTTGGGTCAGCTTTTGGGAACCTATGAGGGGCTGCACAGTGCTTCCATCGAGATAAGCGGTAATTCAAGGGACAGCATCAGAAAAATCCTGGAAGATATTTTTGCCATGGGACTTGAAATAAAGGGGTTATTTACCTTGAAAAATCCTGATTCCGGTAAAAAAAGACTTATCCTCCGGTTTCAGGCCAAATGCTTTAAAAGAATTATCTCGTTAATTAAAGAAAAAGGTTATAATTTGATAGAAGTTGTCAAACACGAACAATAA